One genomic segment of Polynucleobacter sp. MWH-UH2A includes these proteins:
- a CDS encoding ABC transporter ATP-binding protein, whose translation MNTPVANLNAVSSPYAIDVQNLTVGYGSNVLMKDLNFTVNNGDIFVILGGSGCGKSSLLKNLFGLYQPLSGDVLIEGQNITKAQGSDRQKIMTSFGVMYQQGALFGSMNLLDNVTLFMQEYTQLTQDQMNLLARCKLDLVGLLPYESYMPSEISGGMQKRAAIARAMALDPKILFLDEPSAGLDPITSADLDQTIMDLSKNLGITFVIVSHELASIYAIADKVIMLDKGAKGIIAEGDPKVLRDTSTDPRVHQFFNRITTKDAA comes from the coding sequence ATGAATACGCCGGTAGCCAATCTCAATGCCGTCTCTAGTCCATATGCAATTGATGTGCAAAACCTGACTGTGGGTTATGGCTCGAATGTGTTGATGAAAGATCTCAATTTCACGGTAAACAACGGTGATATCTTTGTTATCTTGGGAGGGTCGGGTTGCGGAAAATCCAGTCTTCTTAAAAATCTCTTTGGTTTGTATCAGCCCTTATCAGGCGATGTTCTGATTGAGGGACAAAACATCACTAAGGCGCAAGGATCGGATCGCCAAAAGATCATGACGAGTTTTGGGGTGATGTATCAACAGGGGGCATTATTCGGGTCCATGAATCTATTGGACAACGTCACCTTATTTATGCAGGAATACACCCAGTTGACGCAAGATCAAATGAATTTGCTGGCACGTTGCAAACTCGACCTTGTTGGATTGCTTCCTTATGAGTCGTATATGCCTAGCGAGATTAGCGGCGGTATGCAAAAGCGTGCAGCCATTGCTAGGGCGATGGCTCTTGATCCCAAAATCTTATTTTTAGATGAACCTTCTGCCGGCCTAGACCCGATTACGTCGGCAGATCTAGATCAGACCATCATGGATTTGTCTAAAAATTTAGGCATCACCTTTGTAATTGTGTCGCATGAGCTAGCTAGTATCTATGCGATTGCCGATAAGGTCATTATGTTGGATAAGGGCGCCAAAGGCATTATTGCTGAAGGTGATCCCAAGGTATTGCGCGATACCAGCACCGATCCTCGCGTACATCAATTCTTTAATCGCATTACGACTAAGGACGCAGCATGA
- a CDS encoding SDR family oxidoreductase — protein MDLGIKGKVALVMASSRGLGQAMAVSLAREGVKVAVTGRNPEGLQQSVDLIKAAGGVALALNWDLSDSSVIDGLVSQVEKELGPIDILINNTGGPPPTPAAGQDPALWQKSFNDMVLSLIAITDRVLPGMRQRKWGRIITSTTSGAIAPIKNLAISNTLRAALLGWSKTLAAEVAAEGITVNVIMPGRVATDRLRQLDEARAKREGTSYEEVVKASLRQIPMGRYGDPKEYGDAAAFLASQNASFITGTIMRIDGGQIQAI, from the coding sequence ATGGATTTAGGCATCAAAGGCAAAGTAGCATTAGTCATGGCTTCAAGCCGTGGCTTGGGTCAAGCAATGGCAGTATCTTTGGCGCGAGAAGGTGTCAAAGTAGCTGTTACTGGCCGCAATCCAGAAGGTTTACAGCAATCTGTTGATCTGATTAAAGCTGCGGGTGGTGTGGCCTTAGCGCTGAACTGGGACCTCTCTGATTCTTCGGTGATTGATGGTTTAGTGTCTCAAGTTGAAAAAGAATTAGGTCCCATTGATATCTTGATCAATAACACTGGCGGACCACCACCAACACCTGCTGCAGGGCAAGATCCAGCTTTGTGGCAAAAAAGTTTTAATGACATGGTGCTCTCGCTGATCGCCATTACCGATCGTGTGTTACCCGGTATGCGTCAACGCAAGTGGGGTCGTATCATTACTAGCACTACTTCAGGTGCGATAGCGCCCATTAAAAACTTAGCCATCTCCAATACATTGCGCGCAGCACTGTTGGGCTGGTCAAAGACCTTGGCTGCAGAGGTTGCAGCTGAAGGTATTACGGTTAATGTCATCATGCCGGGTCGTGTTGCTACAGATCGTCTACGTCAACTAGATGAAGCCCGTGCGAAGCGAGAAGGCACCAGCTACGAAGAAGTCGTCAAAGCTAGCTTGCGTCAAATTCCGATGGGTCGCTATGGTGACCCTAAGGAGTATGGTGATGCCGCTGCTTTCTTGGCAAGTCAGAATGCCTCATTTATCACTGGCACCATTATGCGAATTGATGGCGGCCAGATTCAGGCGATTTGA
- a CDS encoding tripartite tricarboxylate transporter substrate binding protein BugE: protein MKQSNLRTLLSSTILALGLVGLAHAQSFPTKPIRLIVPFAPGGSTDIIARAVGDALGRQLGQPVIVENKAGGGGSIGALEVMRAPKDGYTIGMATVSTTAANPAINPKIGYDPITDFTAISNIAATPNIIAVNPSFPAKDFKTFMAVLKANPGKYSYSSSGTGGIGHLQTELFKSLAGVYIVHIPYRGAGPALADTVGGQVSMIFDNLPSTLPFVKDVKLVPIVIAAPKRLAQLPNVPTFSEVGLAPVNRMAYYGLLGPAGVPKDIVDKYYAALKVVVADPAVKKRIEETGSIINVNGPEAFSKEIKAEYAVYKEVVAKQKLALD from the coding sequence ATGAAGCAAAGTAATTTACGGACATTACTAAGTTCAACGATCTTGGCTTTAGGATTGGTTGGGCTTGCTCATGCGCAAAGCTTTCCCACTAAGCCTATTCGCTTAATTGTTCCATTTGCGCCTGGCGGCAGTACTGACATCATCGCTCGAGCTGTGGGTGATGCGCTAGGTCGTCAACTGGGTCAGCCAGTGATTGTGGAAAACAAAGCGGGCGGGGGCGGTTCGATTGGCGCACTTGAGGTGATGCGTGCTCCAAAAGATGGATACACCATTGGTATGGCTACGGTATCGACTACAGCTGCTAACCCGGCGATTAATCCCAAAATTGGTTATGACCCCATTACTGATTTCACAGCAATTAGCAATATTGCCGCAACCCCAAACATCATTGCCGTAAACCCTTCCTTTCCGGCAAAGGATTTCAAAACCTTTATGGCTGTCTTGAAGGCAAATCCCGGAAAGTATTCTTATTCAAGTTCAGGTACTGGTGGTATTGGCCATTTGCAAACAGAGTTGTTCAAGAGTCTAGCCGGAGTTTACATCGTGCATATCCCTTATCGCGGTGCTGGTCCTGCTTTAGCGGATACGGTAGGCGGTCAGGTCTCAATGATTTTTGATAACTTGCCGTCAACTTTGCCATTCGTGAAAGATGTCAAATTAGTTCCTATCGTGATTGCTGCGCCCAAACGCTTAGCCCAGCTGCCTAACGTCCCCACTTTTTCTGAGGTTGGCTTGGCGCCAGTCAATCGTATGGCGTATTACGGCTTGCTAGGACCTGCTGGTGTTCCAAAAGATATCGTGGACAAATACTACGCAGCTTTGAAAGTTGTGGTGGCGGACCCAGCAGTTAAAAAACGCATTGAAGAAACTGGTTCCATCATTAACGTGAATGGACCAGAAGCGTTCTCTAAAGAGATTAAAGCGGAATATGCGGTCTACAAAGAAGTCGTAGCAAAACAAAAATTAGCTTTGGATTAA
- a CDS encoding ABC transporter permease, whose protein sequence is MITLLQNPFSVLRQDLRSKELRWLLAALVISVSALTSVGFLADRMHRAFEFDARQLLASDLLVVADQPISQDLIGHAHRLGLETAQTIVFPSMASSAAQSKLASIKAVSANYPLRGTLSIYPVGASPAKEVEQKQGPSPGTVWVEPAILRNLQIKQGDQLRLGDRQFLITGVLVREIDRGAGFMNFAPRVMMSLDDLPSTGLIGMGSRVTYRLLLSGSDNAVATYRSWVDQQIETQHLRGIHIETLENAQPMMRKTLERAEQFLSLVALLTAMICAVAIALSARRYAIGQADVCATWKCFGASRRTILKKQLTTMLLLGVLSAVIGSIVGFLAQETLTQLLGNLLITALPIPSLIPILWSAAFTWALLFAFAGPPLLSLSSVSPMRLIRNEFEFSGISMLWVFAFAFVSCAMLILLVARDWKLALWVGLSFIGALLIFLLCARTALWLVSKQSMRHFATRFAYTAMERRSGFAVMQITALAIAIMAILLIFLLRQDLLNAWRGNIPANAPNRFMINVQEDQKVELAKMIEASGAPKLDFYPMVRGRLVQVNGIYISPSSYSDENARRLVDREFNLSYTNQLPEGNRILSGEWISGDQPQISIESGIAKTLKLKLGDQLTYEVAGETVSAPITSIRKLDWSSMRVNFFVIMPPALLGTMPQSWITSYYQAPHLESLDFQISQAYPNVTMVDVSASLQQIQEVLNKLTTALGLLFVFTLLASMLVLMTAMAATQDERYRNADLLKAIGASQKTLKQIAMTELLVIGVAAGALAGIFAGLAAWCLGRYVMDIEFNAFVQAIALGLALGVGATMLAGYRFQKRIQGATAVQCLREC, encoded by the coding sequence TTGATTACGCTGCTGCAAAATCCATTTAGTGTTTTACGGCAAGACCTGCGCTCTAAAGAGCTCAGGTGGCTACTTGCTGCATTAGTGATTTCTGTAAGCGCTTTAACAAGCGTTGGTTTTTTAGCAGATCGAATGCATCGTGCATTTGAATTTGATGCTCGCCAACTTCTGGCATCGGATTTATTGGTTGTTGCCGATCAGCCTATTTCACAAGACTTGATTGGGCATGCTCATCGGTTGGGCTTGGAGACGGCGCAAACAATTGTTTTCCCAAGCATGGCCAGCAGTGCTGCTCAAAGTAAGTTGGCCTCCATTAAAGCGGTGAGCGCGAATTACCCATTGCGCGGAACCTTGTCTATTTACCCCGTGGGCGCCAGTCCAGCAAAAGAAGTGGAGCAGAAGCAAGGCCCATCGCCTGGCACGGTATGGGTAGAGCCCGCCATACTCCGAAATTTGCAGATAAAGCAGGGTGATCAACTGCGCCTAGGAGATCGCCAATTTCTAATTACAGGGGTGCTTGTTAGGGAAATTGATCGAGGCGCGGGCTTTATGAATTTCGCACCACGCGTCATGATGTCTTTGGACGACTTACCATCAACTGGCTTGATTGGCATGGGGAGCCGCGTAACGTATCGATTGTTGCTTTCGGGCTCCGATAATGCTGTTGCCACATATCGCTCATGGGTGGATCAACAGATTGAGACACAACACTTGCGTGGTATTCATATTGAAACGCTCGAAAATGCGCAGCCCATGATGCGCAAAACACTAGAGAGAGCAGAGCAGTTTTTATCTTTGGTTGCTTTGCTCACCGCCATGATTTGCGCGGTGGCAATTGCTTTATCAGCTCGGCGTTATGCAATCGGTCAAGCAGACGTGTGCGCAACCTGGAAATGCTTTGGAGCTTCGAGAAGAACCATCTTGAAGAAACAGTTGACCACTATGCTATTGCTGGGCGTCTTATCTGCAGTCATTGGCTCAATTGTTGGTTTTCTTGCTCAAGAAACGCTGACGCAATTGTTGGGTAATTTGCTAATTACCGCTTTACCAATCCCATCTTTGATCCCCATCCTCTGGAGTGCGGCTTTTACTTGGGCGTTGCTCTTTGCTTTTGCTGGACCGCCTTTATTGAGTCTGTCTTCGGTGTCACCCATGCGTTTGATTCGAAATGAATTTGAGTTTTCTGGTATTTCCATGCTTTGGGTATTTGCCTTCGCTTTTGTCAGTTGCGCTATGTTGATTCTGTTGGTGGCACGGGATTGGAAATTGGCGCTGTGGGTGGGCCTGAGTTTTATTGGCGCCTTGCTGATCTTTTTGCTTTGTGCGCGCACTGCTCTTTGGCTGGTTTCTAAACAGTCGATGCGTCACTTTGCTACGCGCTTTGCCTATACCGCAATGGAGCGACGTTCTGGTTTTGCGGTGATGCAGATTACGGCTCTCGCTATTGCCATCATGGCAATCCTTCTGATTTTCTTATTAAGGCAGGATTTGCTAAATGCTTGGCGAGGCAATATCCCGGCCAATGCACCGAATCGTTTCATGATTAATGTGCAGGAGGATCAAAAAGTAGAGCTAGCGAAAATGATTGAGGCCTCAGGTGCACCCAAGCTAGACTTCTATCCTATGGTCAGAGGGCGTCTCGTTCAAGTCAATGGTATTTATATTTCACCTAGTAGCTATTCGGATGAGAATGCAAGGCGATTAGTCGATCGTGAATTTAATCTCTCATACACAAATCAATTGCCTGAAGGTAATCGTATCCTGTCGGGAGAGTGGATTTCAGGGGATCAGCCACAAATTTCAATTGAGTCGGGTATTGCCAAAACCTTAAAGCTCAAGCTTGGTGACCAATTAACTTATGAAGTCGCTGGTGAAACTGTCAGCGCGCCCATTACTTCCATCCGTAAATTGGATTGGAGTTCGATGCGGGTGAACTTTTTTGTCATCATGCCCCCAGCACTCTTAGGCACAATGCCGCAATCTTGGATTACTTCCTATTACCAAGCACCTCATCTTGAGAGTCTTGATTTTCAGATTAGCCAAGCCTATCCCAATGTCACCATGGTGGACGTCTCAGCATCATTGCAGCAGATTCAGGAAGTCTTGAACAAACTCACAACCGCTTTGGGTCTGCTATTTGTATTTACTCTACTTGCCTCTATGCTGGTGTTAATGACGGCGATGGCAGCCACTCAGGATGAACGATATCGCAATGCCGATTTATTAAAAGCTATAGGCGCATCGCAAAAAACGCTTAAGCAGATTGCAATGACAGAGTTATTGGTGATCGGTGTAGCTGCAGGGGCTTTAGCAGGGATATTTGCAGGTCTAGCAGCTTGGTGCTTAGGTCGTTATGTGATGGATATTGAATTTAATGCCTTTGTACAAGCCATTGCTTTGGGTCTTGCGCTTGGTGTAGGGGCAACGATGTTGGCAGGCTATCGATTTCAGAAGCGCATTCAAGGCGCTACAGCAGTGCAATGCTTGCGTGAGTGCTGA
- a CDS encoding MlaD family protein: MSNNSNPNYFRLGAFVIAAIAVLISVILIFGSGQLFKKSFYVETYIKQSVTGLDVGAAVRFRGVKIGQVSFIGLTGDMYEKDIPYNDRRQYVVVRMQVFGENVDVNQIQDFVKKGLRARVKSMGITGVNYVEFDFLPKTASENSELPYSWKPEYPVIPALPNQADEIISGIQKLIDGMNQLNIDGTQQKFDQLMGNLNTLMAGDGKNNQGLINSVKDLNVILERIAKVTDKDELNVLMRELVGAVVALRQTITAMQGDTQLTIENLKQTSEQLNEFSRIASQSPASLIWGEPPPRITPPMNGAQTQSGAAK, encoded by the coding sequence ATGAGTAATAACTCAAATCCTAACTATTTCCGTCTCGGCGCATTTGTTATTGCCGCAATTGCTGTATTGATTTCGGTAATCTTGATTTTCGGTTCCGGGCAATTATTTAAAAAGTCCTTTTATGTCGAGACCTACATCAAACAATCCGTCACTGGTTTAGATGTTGGCGCTGCCGTGCGCTTTCGGGGCGTCAAGATTGGGCAAGTAAGTTTTATTGGTTTAACAGGGGATATGTACGAAAAAGACATACCCTATAACGATCGTCGCCAATATGTGGTTGTGAGAATGCAGGTTTTTGGAGAGAATGTCGACGTCAATCAAATTCAGGATTTTGTCAAAAAAGGATTGCGTGCTCGTGTTAAATCCATGGGTATCACTGGAGTGAACTACGTTGAGTTCGATTTTTTACCTAAGACTGCTAGCGAGAATTCAGAGCTGCCTTATAGTTGGAAGCCGGAGTATCCCGTAATCCCTGCGCTTCCAAATCAAGCGGATGAAATCATCTCTGGAATTCAAAAGCTCATTGACGGCATGAACCAACTCAATATTGACGGCACTCAGCAAAAGTTTGATCAACTAATGGGCAACCTCAATACTTTGATGGCGGGTGATGGTAAGAATAATCAAGGCCTGATTAATTCTGTCAAAGACTTGAATGTTATTTTGGAGCGGATTGCTAAAGTGACAGATAAAGATGAGCTCAATGTCTTAATGCGCGAATTGGTTGGTGCAGTGGTTGCCTTACGTCAAACCATTACAGCGATGCAGGGCGATACACAATTGACCATTGAAAATCTGAAGCAAACCAGCGAGCAACTCAATGAGTTTTCGCGTATTGCCAGCCAGTCACCAGCAAGCTTGATTTGGGGTGAGCCGCCACCCCGCATCACACCGCCAATGAATGGTGCTCAGACTCAATCAGGAGCAGCGAAATGA
- the greB gene encoding transcription elongation factor GreB has protein sequence MEEKNYITPAGHERIKAELLQLLNLDRPEVVKVVHWAASNGDRSENGDYIYGKKRLREIDRRIRFLNKRLEVAVVVDNSARKSGEADAEQIFFGATVTYSPLEGNDAEKETEITIVGVDEVDLEKNRVSWVSPIAKALIKSRLGDCVTIQTPTGPTEIEILDVQYR, from the coding sequence ATGGAAGAGAAGAACTACATCACCCCCGCTGGTCACGAGCGGATTAAAGCCGAGCTCTTACAGCTCCTAAACCTTGATAGACCCGAGGTTGTCAAGGTGGTGCACTGGGCTGCCAGCAATGGCGACCGGTCAGAAAACGGGGACTACATCTACGGAAAAAAGCGCCTACGGGAGATCGATCGACGGATTCGATTTCTGAATAAACGTCTCGAAGTTGCCGTAGTGGTCGACAATTCTGCCCGAAAATCAGGCGAAGCCGATGCCGAGCAGATCTTTTTTGGCGCAACGGTCACCTACTCCCCGCTAGAAGGCAACGATGCCGAAAAAGAAACGGAGATCACGATTGTTGGGGTTGATGAAGTGGATCTTGAAAAGAACCGTGTCAGCTGGGTTTCACCTATAGCCAAAGCACTGATTAAATCCAGACTGGGCGATTGCGTCACCATTCAAACACCAACAGGCCCCACTGAAATTGAAATACTAGATGTACAGTACCGGTAA
- a CDS encoding bifunctional (p)ppGpp synthetase/guanosine-3',5'-bis(diphosphate) 3'-pyrophosphohydrolase, which produces MELPLETGPSGSKNTSEFVGSSSPKEQSSLLESESLDSAKSSSLKANKKSIIASLLAQSSRHLFGPTSAPDRPLKHQVVSIDGLLSKLSYLKPEEVAQIKKAFQFADAAHLGQYRHSGEPYITHPVAVAELCATWRLDAPSIMAALLHDVIEDTGSTKADLVEKFGTKVAELVEGLTKLDKLEFQSHAEAQAESFRKMFMAMARDVRVILVKLADRTHNMRTLDAVPMAKRRRVATETIEIYAPVAHRLGLNVIYRDLQDLSFRYSMPMRFRVIEGAVKRARGNRKEMVEKILQASRMAFAKANLQVDLRGREKTLYSIYNKMRTKHVSFSQVLDVYAFRVTVSSIDECYRALGILHSLYKPMPGKFKDYIAIPKLNGYQSLHTTLLGPSGVPVEFQIRTSDMHAVAEAGVAAHWAYKEGTPDMSEVQNRAHQWLQSLIDIQDSSGDSQEFLEHVKIDLFPDAVYVFTPAGQIRALPRGATALDFAYSIHSDLGNTCVAVKINGLQLPLRSELKNGDIIEVVTSANSQPNPGWLAFVRTGKARASIRHSLKTKHYSESLQLGERLLANSLRQQGVDAALITPEIWEKLMHWTGDKTREEACVNIALGRRSPQELAIRLKILIDDEGGAEQMRLGAADWVNPSQDIQQHQRQAILVDGREGNSIHFQSCCHPIPGDNIIGYLGKGEGLQVHTNDCPVALRMLSKDSDKWIEVEWGKDLNREFEVDLAIDTRQGKGVLARVASSVTAADSNIMNVSMDDRFKEDSVTIRFTIQVFDRLHLSKVMRSLRANPDVMRVTRTRAL; this is translated from the coding sequence GTGGAGCTCCCGCTAGAAACAGGACCATCTGGTTCTAAAAACACATCGGAATTTGTAGGCAGTTCTTCGCCTAAAGAGCAAAGCAGTTTGCTCGAATCAGAATCGCTCGATTCTGCAAAATCATCAAGCTTAAAAGCAAATAAGAAATCCATTATTGCGAGCCTGCTCGCACAATCAAGTCGCCACCTCTTTGGTCCGACTTCAGCCCCTGATCGTCCTTTAAAGCACCAAGTCGTCTCAATAGATGGCTTGCTCTCTAAGCTTTCTTATTTGAAGCCTGAGGAAGTTGCGCAGATTAAAAAAGCCTTTCAGTTTGCCGATGCAGCCCATCTAGGGCAATACCGTCATAGTGGCGAGCCTTACATTACGCATCCGGTTGCTGTTGCAGAGCTCTGCGCTACCTGGCGACTAGATGCGCCATCCATCATGGCAGCGCTCCTGCATGATGTGATTGAAGATACGGGTAGCACCAAAGCGGATTTAGTTGAAAAGTTTGGCACCAAGGTTGCTGAACTGGTTGAAGGTTTAACTAAGCTTGATAAGTTGGAGTTTCAAAGTCATGCTGAAGCGCAAGCAGAGAGCTTTCGCAAAATGTTCATGGCGATGGCGCGCGATGTACGTGTGATATTGGTCAAGCTTGCTGACCGTACCCACAATATGCGTACCTTAGACGCGGTGCCGATGGCTAAGCGCCGCAGAGTAGCTACCGAAACCATTGAAATCTATGCCCCCGTTGCGCACCGTCTTGGTCTTAACGTTATTTATCGTGATTTACAGGATTTGAGTTTCCGTTATTCCATGCCCATGCGTTTTCGGGTCATTGAAGGGGCGGTGAAGCGGGCGCGTGGCAATCGCAAAGAAATGGTCGAGAAGATTTTGCAGGCCTCGCGTATGGCTTTTGCAAAAGCCAATCTTCAAGTTGATTTGCGTGGTCGTGAAAAAACGCTTTACAGCATCTATAACAAGATGCGTACCAAGCATGTGAGTTTCTCGCAGGTCTTAGATGTGTATGCCTTTAGGGTAACAGTCAGCTCAATTGATGAATGCTATCGTGCATTGGGCATATTGCATTCTCTGTATAAGCCGATGCCAGGCAAGTTTAAGGATTACATCGCCATTCCGAAGTTAAACGGCTATCAGTCTTTACATACCACCTTATTGGGTCCCTCAGGAGTGCCGGTGGAGTTCCAGATCCGGACATCGGATATGCATGCTGTGGCTGAAGCCGGTGTAGCAGCGCACTGGGCTTACAAAGAAGGTACGCCTGATATGAGTGAGGTGCAAAACCGTGCGCACCAATGGTTACAGTCTTTGATTGATATTCAGGATAGTAGTGGCGATTCTCAAGAGTTCTTAGAGCACGTCAAGATCGACTTGTTCCCTGACGCTGTGTATGTGTTTACACCGGCTGGCCAAATTCGTGCTCTGCCAAGAGGCGCTACCGCCTTAGATTTTGCCTATTCCATTCATAGTGATTTAGGTAATACTTGCGTTGCAGTCAAGATCAATGGTTTGCAATTACCCTTACGCAGTGAACTCAAAAATGGTGACATTATTGAAGTCGTTACCTCTGCTAACTCACAACCCAATCCTGGTTGGCTTGCATTTGTACGAACCGGTAAAGCCAGGGCATCGATTCGCCATTCACTAAAGACCAAACATTATTCAGAATCCTTGCAGTTGGGTGAGCGTCTCTTGGCTAATAGCCTGCGCCAACAAGGTGTTGATGCCGCACTCATTACTCCAGAGATTTGGGAGAAGTTAATGCATTGGACCGGAGATAAAACCCGTGAAGAGGCTTGCGTCAATATTGCTTTGGGGCGTCGTTCACCTCAAGAGCTGGCTATACGTCTAAAGATTTTGATTGATGACGAAGGCGGCGCAGAACAAATGCGACTAGGCGCAGCCGATTGGGTTAACCCAAGCCAGGATATCCAACAGCACCAGCGCCAAGCCATCTTGGTAGATGGGCGTGAAGGTAACTCTATTCATTTTCAGTCCTGTTGTCACCCCATACCTGGTGACAACATTATTGGTTACCTGGGTAAGGGCGAAGGTTTACAAGTTCACACTAATGATTGCCCGGTAGCCTTGCGCATGCTTTCAAAAGATAGCGATAAGTGGATCGAGGTAGAGTGGGGCAAAGACCTCAATCGCGAATTTGAAGTGGATCTAGCGATTGATACCAGACAAGGTAAAGGTGTCTTGGCACGTGTTGCAAGTAGCGTGACCGCCGCAGACTCGAACATTATGAATGTGTCGATGGACGATCGCTTTAAAGAAGATTCAGTCACCATTCGCTTTACGATTCAAGTCTTTGATCGTTTGCATCTCTCCAAAGTCATGCGCAGCTTAAGAGCAAATCCTGATGTGATGCGAGTTACTCGTACCCGTGCACTGTAA
- a CDS encoding ABC transporter permease: MSVSDTISAVSQSSASPIAIWSQIDANHVKVVLSGVVSVYTLGGVWTQICDSQSAWLATIQKANIAKATLTFDATAVTSLDGAGIAFLIGVEEAQNKAGAQFELQGLNSRYQPLLQEFDPISNLFPVPAAKPKRSFFVSTGMAMQNLIDDLIGLVTFAGHLASDLFWSIRNITKVRWGDFVNAAVEAGIAALPIVGLVAFLIGVILSFQAAIGMKQFGAVSFVGPLAALGIVREMGPLITAILLAGRSSAAFAAEIGTMTVNSEVDALVSGGLSPMRFLVVPRVLAGILVAPVLTLYADIVSIIASMCTMQIYGIPFVNFYNGMLSAVDVEDIFSGLVKATMFGVVVSAMGCLRGMQTGTGAAAVGISATRAVVSSIVMIVLVDGIFAVISYKTGF; this comes from the coding sequence ATGAGCGTTTCTGACACAATTTCTGCGGTTTCTCAGTCTTCTGCAAGCCCCATAGCAATTTGGTCGCAGATAGACGCTAACCATGTCAAAGTTGTGCTGAGTGGTGTCGTCAGTGTCTATACCTTAGGTGGAGTCTGGACGCAGATCTGTGATTCACAAAGTGCATGGCTGGCTACTATTCAAAAAGCAAATATTGCTAAGGCTACTCTTACATTCGATGCTACTGCTGTTACTTCCTTGGATGGTGCTGGGATTGCATTTTTAATTGGGGTGGAAGAAGCTCAGAATAAAGCCGGGGCTCAATTTGAGTTGCAAGGTTTAAATAGTCGCTATCAACCCTTGCTACAAGAGTTTGATCCCATCAGCAATTTATTTCCTGTTCCAGCTGCAAAACCCAAGCGCAGTTTTTTTGTTAGCACCGGTATGGCTATGCAAAACCTGATCGATGATCTGATTGGGTTGGTTACCTTTGCAGGACATCTAGCTTCTGATTTATTTTGGTCTATACGAAACATTACCAAGGTGCGTTGGGGCGATTTTGTAAATGCTGCGGTAGAAGCCGGAATTGCAGCGCTGCCAATTGTGGGATTAGTAGCATTCCTCATTGGCGTGATCTTGTCTTTCCAAGCAGCCATTGGCATGAAACAGTTTGGCGCCGTTTCTTTCGTGGGGCCTCTGGCAGCCCTTGGAATTGTCCGCGAAATGGGGCCATTAATCACCGCTATTTTGCTGGCTGGCCGATCTTCTGCGGCATTTGCGGCTGAGATTGGCACGATGACGGTGAATAGCGAAGTAGACGCCCTTGTTTCTGGCGGATTGAGCCCGATGCGCTTTTTAGTTGTGCCAAGAGTGCTTGCTGGAATATTGGTGGCGCCCGTACTGACGTTATACGCGGATATTGTGAGCATCATCGCCTCAATGTGCACAATGCAAATATACGGTATTCCTTTCGTCAATTTCTATAACGGCATGTTGAGCGCCGTAGATGTAGAAGATATTTTTTCAGGTTTAGTGAAGGCAACTATGTTTGGTGTGGTTGTCTCTGCAATGGGCTGTTTAAGAGGTATGCAAACTGGAACAGGCGCCGCCGCAGTAGGTATCTCTGCAACTCGTGCGGTAGTGAGCAGTATTGTGATGATTGTGTTGGTTGACGGCATTTTTGCGGTCATTTCCTATAAGACGGGTTTCTGA
- a CDS encoding membrane integrity-associated transporter subunit PqiC has product MIKYLFAGIFVAILTACSLPTRAPVTPTSWLVAPQRTAAPLKQQSVYWLKIGSVNVAPPFDGKSLVYRIGDQRYERDFYNVYSNIPSEMIGNAEREWINKTNIFAATVGQNNSFFPYYTLQATVNEFYGDYRVKPEAVVSVEFFLTTTNDGKTNPLLGSNRYTRRIALKDNTPQALVLGQQQALAEIFKEYESALNQYAGNLPKPLGM; this is encoded by the coding sequence ATGATCAAATACCTATTTGCTGGCATCTTTGTTGCCATTCTGACTGCGTGCTCTTTACCTACTCGTGCGCCTGTAACCCCAACCAGTTGGTTGGTTGCGCCGCAACGGACTGCTGCACCACTAAAGCAGCAGAGTGTGTACTGGTTAAAAATTGGGTCCGTCAATGTTGCACCTCCGTTTGACGGTAAGTCTTTGGTGTATCGCATTGGTGATCAACGTTATGAGAGAGACTTTTATAACGTTTACTCGAACATTCCTTCGGAGATGATTGGCAATGCTGAGCGGGAATGGATTAACAAGACGAATATCTTTGCGGCGACCGTAGGTCAAAATAATAGTTTCTTTCCCTATTACACATTGCAAGCTACGGTCAATGAGTTTTACGGTGACTATCGAGTGAAGCCAGAGGCGGTTGTCAGTGTAGAGTTTTTCTTAACTACAACTAATGATGGAAAAACGAATCCCTTGCTCGGCTCTAATCGTTACACCAGGCGCATTGCATTGAAAGACAATACACCTCAAGCTTTAGTCCTAGGTCAACAACAGGCTTTGGCTGAGATCTTTAAAGAGTATGAGTCTGCGCTGAACCAATATGCAGGCAATTTACCTAAACCTTTAGGAATGTAG